From Primulina tabacum isolate GXHZ01 chromosome 2, ASM2559414v2, whole genome shotgun sequence, one genomic window encodes:
- the LOC142522523 gene encoding large ribosomal subunit protein eL14z — MPFKRYVEIGRVALVNYGKDYGRLVVIVDVIDQNRALVDAPDMVRGQMNFKRLSLTDIKIDIKRVPKKKTLVAAMEAADVKNKWESSSWGRKLIVQKRRSALNDFDRFKLMLAKIKRAGVVRQELAKLKKEVAA, encoded by the exons ATG CCGTTCAAGAGGTATGTGGAGATTGGAAGGGTGGCGCTTGTCAATTACGGAAAGGACTATGGAAGACTGGTTGTCATTGTTGATGTCATCGACCAAAACCGG GCCCTTGTTGATGCCCCTGACATGGTCCGAGGCCAAATGAACTTTAAGAGGCTGTCTCTCACAGACATAAAGATCGACATCAAAAGGGTGCCGAAGAAGAAGACACTTGTTGCGGCTATGGAGGCTGCAG ATGTAAAAAACAAATGGGAGAGCAGTTCATGGGGGAGAAAATTGATTGTCCAGAAGAGAAGATCTGCCCTTAATGATTTCGATAGGTTCAAGTTAATGCTTGCAAAAATCAAG AGGGCCGGTGTTGTTAGGCAGGAGCTCGCCAAGCTTAAGAAAGAGGTTGCAGcctga